One genomic region from Jiangella sp. DSM 45060 encodes:
- a CDS encoding NUDIX hydrolase family protein, which translates to MNQTAVDSHENWLTPDELATARRRLPILYVNAVPVRVDDSGVATAVGLLLRSTPEGEIRREVVAGRVLFHERIRDALVRHIEKDLGPLALPRIPVSPAPFTVAEYLPTPGVTPYHDPRQHAVALAFVIPVTGDCAPRQDALDLIWLSPQDAADDAVQKEMLGGHGIVLRQALAHLGFPPAPAVG; encoded by the coding sequence ATGAACCAGACCGCCGTCGACTCCCACGAGAACTGGCTCACCCCCGACGAGCTCGCCACCGCGCGCCGTCGGCTCCCGATCCTCTACGTCAACGCGGTTCCCGTACGGGTCGACGACTCCGGTGTCGCGACGGCGGTCGGCCTGCTGCTGCGCTCGACGCCGGAGGGCGAGATCCGGCGCGAGGTCGTGGCCGGACGCGTGCTGTTCCACGAGCGCATCCGCGACGCGCTGGTGCGGCACATCGAGAAGGACCTCGGCCCGCTGGCGCTGCCGCGCATCCCGGTGTCGCCGGCGCCGTTCACCGTCGCCGAGTACCTGCCGACGCCGGGCGTCACGCCGTACCACGACCCCCGTCAGCACGCCGTCGCGCTGGCGTTCGTCATCCCCGTCACCGGCGACTGCGCGCCCCGTCAGGACGCGCTCGACCTCATCTGGCTGTCACCGCAGGACGCCGCCGACGACGCCGTCCAGAAGGAGATGCTCGGCGGGCACGGCATCGTGCTGCGGCAGGCGCTCGCGCACCTCGGCTTCCCGCCGGCGCCGGCCGTCGGCTAG
- a CDS encoding IS481 family transposase has translation MAHANAALTPKHRLRLARLIVDDGWPPSRAAEFFHVSWRTADKWARRYRAEGVAGMVDRSSARHTQPARTSEPLKRKIVHLRWKQRLGPVPIAAKLAMPASTVHAVLVRCRLNRLTHIDRVIGEPARRYERERPGELIHVDVTKFGNIPDGGGWRFVGVEQGSRNRNATRDRTGVKSRGYYPKVGTCFVHTVIDDYSRIAYAEIHDDEKAVTAAGVLHRAVAWFAGRGVTVERVLSDNGPAYISRLWRDSCTDLQIKHKRTRPRRPQTNGKIERFHRTLADGWAYKKLYRSEHARRSALAGWLHQYNHHRPHSALGGLPPVSRLDNLAGHHS, from the coding sequence ATGGCTCACGCTAACGCGGCACTGACCCCGAAGCATCGGCTCCGGCTGGCGCGGCTGATCGTCGATGACGGTTGGCCGCCGTCGCGGGCGGCGGAGTTCTTCCACGTGTCCTGGCGCACGGCCGACAAGTGGGCCCGCCGGTACCGTGCCGAAGGCGTGGCAGGGATGGTCGACCGGTCCTCGGCCCGTCATACGCAGCCTGCCAGGACCAGCGAGCCGCTTAAGCGCAAGATCGTGCATCTGCGGTGGAAACAGCGACTCGGGCCGGTCCCGATCGCAGCGAAGCTCGCTATGCCGGCCTCGACCGTGCACGCGGTCTTGGTCCGCTGTCGGCTCAACAGGCTGACTCACATCGACCGGGTCATCGGCGAGCCCGCCCGCCGCTACGAACGCGAACGACCAGGTGAGCTGATCCACGTCGACGTCACCAAGTTCGGCAACATCCCCGACGGCGGGGGCTGGCGATTCGTCGGCGTCGAGCAAGGCAGCCGCAACCGCAACGCCACCCGCGACCGAACCGGGGTAAAGAGCCGCGGCTACTACCCAAAGGTCGGCACCTGCTTCGTCCACACCGTCATCGACGACTACTCCCGCATCGCCTACGCCGAGATCCACGACGACGAGAAGGCCGTCACCGCGGCCGGCGTGCTCCACCGGGCCGTGGCCTGGTTCGCCGGACGAGGCGTCACGGTCGAACGCGTCCTGTCCGACAACGGCCCGGCCTACATCTCCCGCCTGTGGCGCGACAGCTGCACCGACCTCCAGATCAAGCACAAGCGGACCCGGCCCCGACGCCCCCAGACCAACGGCAAGATCGAACGCTTCCACCGAACCCTGGCCGATGGCTGGGCCTACAAGAAGCTCTACCGCTCAGAGCACGCCCGCCGCTCAGCACTGGCAGGATGGCTACACCAGTACAACCACCACCGACCCCACTCAGCCCTCGGTGGCCTTCCACCCGTCAGCCGGTTGGACAACCTGGCTGGACATCACAGCTAG
- the lepA gene encoding translation elongation factor 4 produces the protein MPVSENAPVPSATPPELIRNFCIIAHIDHGKSTLADRMLQLTGVVDERSMRAQYLDRMDIERERGITIKSQAVRLPFTSQGSGTTYALNLIDTPGHVDFSYEVSRSLAACEGAVLLVDAAQGIEAQTLANLYMALENDLTIIPVLNKIDLPAAQPEKYAAELAHLIGGDPDDVLRVSGKTGEGVLDLLERVVTEVPPPEGDPDAPARAMIFDSVYDTYRGVVTYVRVVDGKLTPRERILMLSTKATHELLEIGVISPEMTPGGGLGVGEVGYLITGVKDVRQSKVGDTVTVAGKPASTALAGYRDPKPMVFSGLYPVDGSDYPDLREALDKLKLNDAALVYEPETSAALGFGFRCGFLGLLHLEIVRERLEREFGLDLISTAPNVVYQVTMEDGAEHIVTNPSEFPSGKIASVREPVVRATLLAPSEFVGTIMELCQARRGTLLGMDYLSEDRVELRYTIPLAEIVFDFFDALKSRTRGYASLDYEPTGDQEADLVKVDILLHGDPVDAFSAIVHKDKAYAYGVAMAGKLKELIPRQQFEVPIQAAIGARVIARENIRAIRKDVLAKCYGGDITRKRKLLEKQKEGKKRMKMVGRVEVPQEAFIAALSSDGGGSSN, from the coding sequence GTGCCAGTCAGCGAGAACGCGCCGGTGCCGTCGGCGACCCCGCCGGAGCTGATCCGGAACTTCTGCATCATCGCCCACATCGACCACGGCAAGTCGACGCTGGCGGACCGGATGCTGCAGTTGACGGGCGTCGTCGACGAGCGGTCCATGCGCGCGCAGTACCTCGACCGCATGGACATCGAGCGCGAGCGGGGCATCACCATCAAGAGCCAGGCGGTCCGGCTGCCGTTCACATCGCAGGGCAGCGGGACGACGTACGCGCTCAACCTCATCGACACCCCAGGGCACGTCGACTTCTCCTACGAGGTCAGCCGCAGCCTGGCCGCGTGCGAGGGCGCGGTGCTGCTGGTCGACGCCGCGCAGGGCATCGAGGCGCAGACGCTGGCGAACCTGTACATGGCGCTGGAGAACGACCTCACGATCATCCCGGTGCTCAACAAGATCGACCTGCCGGCGGCGCAGCCGGAGAAGTACGCCGCGGAGCTGGCCCACCTCATCGGCGGCGACCCCGACGACGTCCTGCGGGTGAGCGGCAAGACCGGCGAGGGCGTGCTCGACCTCCTCGAGCGGGTCGTGACCGAGGTGCCGCCCCCGGAGGGCGACCCCGACGCCCCCGCCCGCGCGATGATCTTCGACAGCGTCTACGACACCTACCGCGGTGTCGTCACGTACGTCCGTGTCGTCGACGGGAAGCTGACGCCGCGCGAGCGCATCCTCATGCTGTCGACGAAGGCCACCCACGAGCTGCTCGAGATCGGCGTCATCTCGCCGGAGATGACGCCCGGCGGCGGGCTCGGCGTCGGCGAGGTCGGCTACCTCATCACCGGCGTGAAGGACGTCCGCCAGTCGAAGGTCGGCGACACCGTCACCGTCGCCGGGAAGCCGGCGAGCACCGCGCTGGCCGGCTACCGCGACCCCAAGCCGATGGTGTTCTCCGGCCTCTACCCGGTGGACGGGTCTGACTACCCGGACCTGCGCGAGGCGCTCGACAAGCTCAAGCTCAACGACGCCGCGCTGGTGTACGAGCCGGAGACGTCGGCGGCGCTGGGCTTCGGCTTCCGCTGCGGCTTCCTCGGCCTGCTGCACCTCGAGATCGTCCGCGAACGGCTCGAGCGCGAGTTCGGCCTCGACCTCATCTCGACCGCGCCGAACGTCGTCTACCAGGTCACCATGGAAGACGGCGCCGAGCACATCGTCACGAACCCGAGCGAGTTCCCGTCCGGCAAGATCGCGTCGGTGCGCGAGCCGGTGGTGCGGGCCACGCTGCTGGCGCCGAGCGAGTTCGTCGGCACCATCATGGAGCTGTGCCAGGCCCGCCGCGGCACGCTGCTCGGCATGGACTACCTGTCCGAGGACCGCGTCGAGCTGCGCTACACCATCCCGCTGGCCGAGATCGTGTTCGACTTCTTCGACGCGCTCAAGTCGCGCACCCGCGGCTACGCCAGCCTCGACTACGAGCCCACCGGCGACCAGGAGGCCGACCTCGTCAAGGTCGACATCCTGCTGCACGGCGACCCCGTCGACGCGTTCAGCGCCATCGTCCACAAGGACAAGGCGTACGCGTACGGCGTCGCCATGGCGGGCAAGCTCAAGGAGCTCATCCCGCGGCAGCAGTTCGAGGTGCCCATCCAGGCCGCCATCGGCGCGCGCGTCATCGCCCGCGAGAACATCCGCGCCATCCGCAAGGACGTCCTGGCCAAGTGCTACGGCGGCGACATCACGCGGAAGCGGAAGCTGCTGGAGAAGCAGAAGGAAGGCAAGAAGCGCATGAAGATGGTCGGCCGGGTCGAGGTGCCGCAGGAGGCGTTCATCGCGGCACTCTCGTCCGACGGCGGCGGCTCCTCGAACTAG
- a CDS encoding type II toxin-antitoxin system PemK/MazF family toxin gives MARLLRDLVRTLLTPPKRRSDRNGDRRARPSARPADRQTPGRDDGDQGEESPGQFGRNATTEAHSVGEVHTSYNPSTDGDPDPGEIVWTWVPYEENDGRGKDRPVLVVAREPGGTLLAVQLTSKNHDGERDWVGVGSGRWDGEHRPSWVDISRVLRVHPDGMRREAAALGRDQFDLVIGALRDRYGWS, from the coding sequence GTGGCCCGACTCCTCCGCGACCTCGTGCGCACCCTGCTGACCCCGCCGAAGCGACGGTCCGACCGCAACGGCGACCGCCGGGCCCGGCCATCGGCTCGTCCCGCCGATCGTCAGACGCCGGGCCGCGATGACGGCGACCAGGGCGAGGAGTCGCCGGGCCAGTTCGGCCGGAACGCGACCACGGAGGCGCACTCCGTCGGCGAGGTCCACACGTCGTACAACCCGAGCACCGACGGCGACCCCGATCCCGGCGAGATCGTCTGGACCTGGGTCCCGTACGAGGAGAACGACGGCCGCGGCAAGGACCGTCCCGTCCTCGTCGTCGCGCGCGAGCCCGGCGGCACGCTGCTCGCCGTCCAGCTGACCAGCAAGAACCACGACGGCGAGCGCGACTGGGTCGGCGTCGGTTCCGGCCGCTGGGACGGCGAGCACCGTCCGTCCTGGGTCGATATCAGCCGCGTCCTGCGCGTTCACCCCGACGGCATGCGGCGCGAGGCGGCGGCGCTCGGCCGCGACCAGTTCGACCTGGTTATCGGCGCGCTGCGCGACCGGTACGGCTGGAGTTGA
- the rpsT gene encoding 30S ribosomal protein S20: MANIKSQKKRILTNEKARLRNKAVKSSLKTAIRRFHEAADAGETEKATEAARAANRQLDKAASKGVIHKNQAANRKSSISKRAASL; the protein is encoded by the coding sequence GTGGCGAACATCAAGTCCCAGAAGAAGCGGATTCTCACCAACGAGAAGGCGCGGCTGCGCAACAAGGCCGTGAAGTCGTCGCTGAAGACGGCCATCCGCAGGTTCCACGAGGCCGCCGACGCCGGCGAGACCGAGAAGGCCACCGAGGCCGCTCGCGCCGCCAACCGGCAGCTCGACAAGGCCGCCTCCAAGGGCGTCATCCACAAGAACCAGGCGGCCAACCGCAAGTCCTCGATCTCGAAGCGGGCCGCCTCGCTCTGA
- the holA gene encoding DNA polymerase III subunit delta, with the protein MRAARAADADADVSQVSGSELTPGALAEHVSPSLFATSRVLLVNDVQDVSEQVGDLLVGYVTSPIEGIYVVLLHPGGVKGKKLLTALRKAGIHEVPAERLTRPDDQVSFVRAEVRRQGGRIDEVAARQLVEAVGADLRGLASAAGQLAVDAPDGQVTGQVVAMYFEGRAEVKGWVVADRAVEGKTGEAVEQLRWALETGTDPVLVTGALATSLRSLARLAGAPRGMRDADVARDLGIPPWKIRVLRGQLRGWTPTGLARAIRAVADADLAVKGGGNDATLALTTALVAIGTARAA; encoded by the coding sequence GTGCGGGCAGCGCGCGCCGCCGATGCCGACGCCGACGTGTCGCAGGTGTCCGGCTCCGAGCTGACCCCCGGGGCCCTCGCCGAGCACGTCAGCCCGTCGCTGTTCGCCACGAGCCGGGTGCTGCTGGTCAACGACGTCCAGGACGTCAGTGAACAGGTCGGCGACCTGCTGGTGGGTTACGTGACCTCGCCCATCGAGGGCATCTACGTGGTGCTGCTGCATCCCGGTGGGGTCAAGGGCAAGAAGCTGCTCACGGCGTTGCGCAAGGCCGGCATCCACGAGGTCCCGGCCGAGCGGCTGACCCGCCCCGACGACCAGGTCTCGTTCGTGCGGGCCGAGGTCCGCCGGCAGGGCGGCCGCATCGACGAGGTGGCCGCGCGGCAGCTGGTCGAGGCTGTCGGCGCCGACCTGCGCGGGCTGGCCTCGGCGGCCGGCCAACTGGCGGTCGACGCGCCGGACGGGCAGGTCACGGGTCAGGTGGTCGCGATGTACTTCGAGGGCCGCGCCGAAGTGAAGGGCTGGGTCGTCGCCGACCGCGCCGTCGAGGGCAAGACCGGCGAGGCGGTCGAGCAGTTGCGCTGGGCGCTCGAGACCGGAACCGACCCGGTGCTGGTCACGGGTGCTCTGGCGACTTCGCTGCGGTCCCTGGCCCGGCTGGCCGGCGCGCCGCGCGGCATGCGCGACGCCGACGTCGCTCGTGACCTGGGCATTCCGCCGTGGAAGATCCGGGTGCTGCGTGGCCAGCTGCGGGGCTGGACGCCGACCGGTCTGGCCCGCGCCATCCGCGCCGTCGCCGACGCCGACCTCGCGGTCAAGGGCGGTGGCAACGATGCGACGCTCGCGCTCACGACCGCACTGGTCGCCATCGGGACCGCTCGCGCCGCCTGA
- a CDS encoding DNA internalization-related competence protein ComEC/Rec2, with protein MNRAPIPRPAAPAPEQATTRPVTPGPAATPTEPGLDATPAEPGLDATPAEPGPAPGTAAADALDLRLVPAALGLWLGALAGVLVPWRTGLAGCVFAVVMVTVVLLGARPRAAHASPDGPGPAGRLKPAGRRALIAATLCLVAGFAVGAARAAPVWDGPVTTFAAAGAHVELDAVVARDPVVRRGGPAGEEAAATEYVVGRLRVDHVVGRGRAHDVSVPVLLVSGDVAWADLLPGQRVSVAGRLEPTDRPRDDVAAVFRPYAGPDERATGPPSVASRATEPFRAGLRQAVSGVPPDPRGLVPGLVIGDESLLSDDLREAMTIAGLTHLTAVSGTNVAIVLVVALGLARWLRVRGYALPVVGVVCVVGFVLLARPEPSVLRAAAMGLVAVVGLTVAGRRRGLPTLAAAVIVLVLLDPWLARSAGFALSVLATAGILLLVPAWTQSLAWLPRPLAVAVAVPLAAQVACTPIVLGLSGQLSLAAVPANLLAAPAVAPATVLGAAAAVVSPVLPPVATGCAWLAALPAWWIAAVARWFADQPGAVVPWPPGTGGVVAGVVLAVTGLIALPVLLRRPLITAAAAAVLAVGLLKAVPTPGWPPPGWLVVACDVGQGDALVLRAGDRSAVVVDTGPEPRLVRRCLDGLGVRQVPVLVLTHFHADHVGGLDGVLTGRDVDRVLVSPLGDPPESADGVRRRLAAAGVPASVPRVGDLIQVGERLRLDVLGPGRLVESSESESNNASIVVEADVDGVSVLLTGDIEPSAQRSLLRSAPGLDADVLKVAHHGSPHQDAGLLAGVDARVALISVGDNTYGHPSPRVLGALRASGVRVYRTDEHGSVAVVRTGDGGLGVVTGGPRAATAPRRSLRRRVRPPGRLRHLADAPGCPVRGAGRVVRTPDDPVRAPGRCRRDVTCCVATWLRYRPTPSSRSRSSSVRRRCWLNAPRALSCGQRAPPMPTPTCRRCPAPS; from the coding sequence ATGAACCGCGCGCCGATCCCCCGCCCAGCCGCACCCGCCCCCGAGCAGGCCACCACGCGCCCCGTCACGCCCGGCCCGGCCGCGACGCCCACCGAGCCTGGCCTGGACGCGACGCCCGCCGAGCCTGGCCTGGACGCGACGCCCGCCGAGCCCGGCCCGGCGCCCGGCACGGCCGCCGCCGACGCGCTGGACCTGCGTCTCGTGCCCGCCGCACTCGGCCTCTGGCTCGGCGCGCTGGCCGGCGTCCTGGTGCCGTGGCGCACCGGCCTCGCGGGCTGCGTATTCGCCGTCGTCATGGTCACGGTCGTCCTGCTCGGCGCCCGTCCGCGAGCCGCCCACGCGTCGCCGGACGGCCCAGGTCCCGCCGGCCGGCTGAAACCCGCCGGCCGCCGCGCTCTCATCGCCGCGACGCTGTGCCTGGTCGCCGGGTTCGCCGTCGGCGCGGCCCGGGCAGCACCAGTCTGGGACGGACCGGTCACGACGTTCGCGGCGGCGGGCGCACACGTCGAGCTGGACGCAGTCGTCGCGCGCGATCCGGTCGTGCGGCGCGGCGGCCCGGCCGGTGAGGAAGCCGCCGCCACCGAATACGTCGTCGGCCGCCTGCGGGTCGACCACGTCGTCGGCCGCGGCCGGGCGCACGACGTCTCGGTGCCGGTGCTGCTGGTCAGCGGCGACGTCGCCTGGGCCGACCTGCTGCCGGGCCAGCGTGTCAGCGTCGCCGGACGACTCGAGCCCACCGACCGTCCGCGCGACGACGTCGCCGCCGTGTTCCGCCCGTACGCCGGGCCCGACGAGCGCGCGACCGGCCCGCCGAGCGTCGCCAGCCGCGCGACCGAGCCGTTCCGGGCCGGCCTGCGCCAGGCCGTCAGCGGGGTGCCGCCCGATCCGCGTGGCCTGGTGCCGGGCCTGGTCATCGGCGACGAGTCGCTGCTCTCCGACGATCTGCGCGAAGCCATGACGATCGCCGGGCTCACGCACCTGACCGCGGTGTCCGGGACGAACGTCGCGATCGTGCTGGTGGTCGCGCTCGGGCTGGCGCGCTGGCTGCGCGTGCGCGGCTACGCGTTGCCGGTGGTCGGCGTGGTCTGCGTCGTCGGGTTCGTGCTGCTCGCGCGGCCCGAGCCGAGCGTCCTGCGGGCCGCTGCGATGGGTCTGGTCGCCGTGGTCGGGTTGACGGTGGCCGGGCGGCGGCGCGGCCTGCCGACGCTGGCCGCCGCGGTCATCGTGCTGGTGCTGCTCGATCCGTGGCTGGCTCGCAGCGCCGGGTTCGCGTTGTCCGTGCTGGCGACGGCCGGGATCCTGCTGCTGGTGCCTGCGTGGACACAGTCGTTGGCGTGGCTGCCGCGGCCGCTGGCGGTCGCCGTCGCCGTGCCGCTGGCCGCGCAGGTCGCCTGCACGCCGATCGTGCTCGGGCTGTCGGGTCAGCTCAGCCTGGCAGCGGTTCCGGCCAACCTGCTCGCCGCCCCGGCCGTGGCGCCGGCGACGGTGCTGGGCGCGGCCGCCGCGGTCGTGAGCCCGGTCCTGCCGCCGGTCGCGACGGGGTGCGCGTGGCTGGCCGCGCTGCCGGCCTGGTGGATCGCCGCCGTCGCGAGGTGGTTCGCCGACCAACCCGGCGCCGTCGTCCCCTGGCCGCCGGGCACGGGCGGCGTGGTCGCGGGCGTCGTGCTGGCGGTGACCGGCCTCATCGCGCTGCCGGTCTTGCTGCGCCGTCCGCTGATCACCGCGGCGGCCGCGGCGGTGCTGGCGGTCGGCCTGCTGAAGGCGGTCCCGACGCCGGGCTGGCCACCGCCCGGATGGCTGGTGGTCGCCTGCGACGTGGGCCAGGGCGACGCGCTCGTGCTGCGGGCCGGCGACCGATCCGCCGTCGTCGTCGACACCGGGCCCGAGCCGCGGCTGGTGCGGCGCTGCCTCGACGGCCTCGGCGTGCGGCAGGTGCCGGTGCTCGTCCTCACCCACTTCCACGCCGATCACGTCGGCGGTCTCGACGGCGTCCTGACCGGCCGCGACGTGGACCGGGTGCTCGTCTCGCCGCTCGGCGACCCGCCCGAGTCGGCCGACGGCGTGCGGCGACGGCTCGCTGCCGCGGGCGTGCCGGCGTCGGTGCCGCGGGTCGGCGACCTCATCCAGGTGGGGGAGCGGCTCCGGCTGGACGTGCTGGGGCCGGGCCGGCTGGTCGAGTCGTCGGAGTCCGAGTCCAACAACGCCAGCATCGTCGTCGAGGCGGATGTCGACGGCGTCAGCGTGCTGTTGACCGGCGACATCGAGCCGTCGGCGCAACGATCCCTGCTGCGGTCCGCACCGGGACTCGACGCCGACGTGCTCAAGGTCGCTCACCACGGGTCGCCGCACCAGGACGCCGGCCTGCTCGCAGGCGTCGACGCGAGGGTCGCGCTGATCAGCGTGGGCGACAACACCTACGGCCACCCGTCGCCGCGAGTGCTCGGCGCGCTACGGGCGAGCGGCGTCCGGGTCTACCGCACGGACGAGCACGGCAGCGTCGCCGTCGTCCGCACCGGCGACGGCGGGCTCGGCGTGGTCACCGGCGGGCCGCGAGCGGCGACAGCGCCGCGGCGTTCGCTCCGCAGGCGTGTGCGGCCGCCCGGCCGGCTGCGACACCTGGCCGACGCACCGGGTTGTCCGGTGCGGGGCGCAGGCCGTGTGGTGCGCACACCGGACGACCCCGTGCGGGCGCCGGGACGTTGTCGGCGGGACGTGACATGCTGTGTGGCGACATGGCTGCGCTATCGACCGACCCCCTCGTCCCGGTCACGCTCGTCTTCGGTCCGGAGGCGTTGCTGGCTGAACGCGCCGCGGGCGCTGTCGTGCGGGCAGCGCGCGCCGCCGATGCCGACGCCGACGTGTCGCAGGTGTCCGGCTCCGAGCTGA
- a CDS encoding helix-hairpin-helix domain-containing protein encodes MRSFRSRSVDDHTAALARARVAHVAGRPWAHGTAFADGAAPPPTLADDAALPPPALADDGTKPPPALADDDAGPALWAEPDDAPPLGARPAARRHPAPHSRSAVPFRQVGQPTDSASATTTAADPVPPWARPASASRRAAAPSDADPQPEHELEHTGDPPPPAEATSPARFWRLGLERIQLAVIVLVVLIGAIGAAVLFLLARPEVVPIEPELVATGTAQTAASDPPTNAPTTGDPPAVNPDDPPATGGPIVIHVAGLVARPGVVELPSGSRVVDAIEAAGGATPDADLTPINLARVLTDGEQVLVTADPPPAAPPVPPGGSAAAPTTQAPVNLNTATAAELEALPGIGPALAGRILDWREQNGRFTSIDELREVSGIGEQRFAQLEPLVTL; translated from the coding sequence ATGCGATCGTTCCGTTCCCGCTCCGTCGACGACCACACGGCGGCGCTCGCCCGAGCCCGGGTGGCGCACGTCGCTGGTCGACCCTGGGCGCACGGGACCGCCTTCGCCGACGGCGCCGCACCGCCGCCGACCCTGGCTGACGATGCCGCCCTACCGCCGCCTGCCCTGGCGGACGACGGCACCAAACCACCGCCTGCCCTGGCCGACGACGACGCGGGGCCGGCGCTCTGGGCGGAGCCGGACGACGCACCTCCGCTCGGCGCACGTCCTGCCGCTCGACGGCACCCGGCGCCGCACTCCCGCTCAGCCGTCCCGTTCCGGCAGGTGGGGCAACCCACCGACTCGGCGTCAGCGACGACCACGGCCGCCGATCCGGTGCCGCCGTGGGCCCGGCCGGCCAGCGCGTCCCGGCGAGCGGCAGCACCCAGCGACGCGGATCCTCAGCCCGAACACGAGCTCGAACACACAGGCGACCCACCGCCGCCCGCCGAGGCCACGTCGCCGGCCCGGTTCTGGCGGCTGGGGCTGGAACGCATCCAGCTCGCCGTCATCGTGCTCGTGGTGCTCATCGGGGCGATCGGCGCCGCCGTGCTGTTCCTGCTGGCCCGGCCCGAGGTTGTGCCGATCGAGCCTGAACTGGTCGCCACCGGCACCGCCCAGACCGCCGCCAGCGACCCGCCCACCAACGCGCCAACCACCGGCGACCCGCCCGCCGTGAACCCAGACGATCCGCCGGCTACCGGCGGGCCGATCGTCATCCACGTCGCCGGCCTCGTCGCCCGCCCAGGCGTCGTCGAGCTGCCATCCGGCTCCCGGGTCGTCGACGCCATCGAGGCGGCCGGCGGCGCCACGCCCGATGCCGACCTGACGCCGATCAACCTCGCCCGCGTCCTCACCGACGGCGAACAGGTCCTCGTCACCGCCGATCCGCCGCCGGCCGCACCGCCGGTCCCGCCCGGCGGCAGTGCGGCCGCGCCGACGACGCAAGCGCCGGTCAACCTCAACACCGCGACGGCCGCCGAACTCGAAGCCCTGCCCGGCATCGGCCCGGCCCTGGCCGGCCGCATCCTCGACTGGCGCGAGCAGAACGGCCGGTTCACCAGCATCGACGAGCTGCGCGAGGTCTCCGGCATCGGCGAGCAGCGCTTCGCACAACTCGAACCGCTGGTGACGCTATGA
- a CDS encoding VOC family protein, with amino-acid sequence MPIASEIFNLTFDAADPRRLAEFWALALGYQLEPPPEGFATWDEALAAWNVPEDQWDSASAIIDPGGVLPRIFFQRVPEPKTSKNRVHLDVRAWRYTDASGGRPPEADVQAAIAAKVAELVAAGATVSGTVEQSGNAWTVLHDPEGNEFCIV; translated from the coding sequence ATGCCGATCGCCTCCGAGATCTTCAACCTCACCTTCGACGCCGCCGATCCGCGCCGGTTGGCCGAGTTCTGGGCGCTGGCGCTCGGTTACCAGCTCGAGCCGCCGCCCGAGGGCTTCGCGACCTGGGACGAAGCGCTCGCCGCCTGGAACGTCCCGGAGGATCAGTGGGACTCCGCCAGCGCCATCATCGACCCGGGCGGCGTCCTGCCGCGCATCTTCTTCCAGCGGGTCCCCGAGCCCAAGACCTCGAAGAACCGCGTCCACCTCGACGTCCGCGCCTGGCGCTACACCGACGCTTCCGGAGGCCGGCCGCCGGAGGCCGACGTCCAGGCCGCCATCGCCGCCAAGGTCGCCGAACTCGTCGCCGCCGGCGCGACGGTCAGCGGCACGGTCGAGCAGTCCGGCAACGCCTGGACCGTCCTCCACGACCCCGAAGGCAACGAATTCTGCATCGTCTGA
- a CDS encoding DegV family protein, which translates to MTGRVAVVTDSTAHLAAADVDEHGIRVVPLQVVVDGVAVDEWTPGAGAGFGPGAGFGPGSEPGSGLGAGRLGERGGRAGGVGVQTRFGPREVADALRAHVPVTTSRPSPRVFLDTYESAAAEGFGAVVSVHISGSLSGTADAARLAARDAPIPVHVVDSRSLGMGLGFAVLVAASAAERGLMADEVAALALDRAVRSSAFFYVDTLEYLRRGGRVGAASAVVGTALAIKPLLHLRDGWVDLLEKVRTSARARARLEDLAVERALAADGRVDLAVHHLDNAARADELAARLADRLPTLGSVVVTEVGAVIGAHVGPGLLAAVISPH; encoded by the coding sequence GTGACCGGGCGGGTCGCGGTCGTCACCGACTCGACGGCACACCTCGCCGCCGCCGACGTCGACGAGCACGGCATCCGGGTGGTGCCGCTCCAGGTGGTCGTCGACGGGGTCGCGGTGGACGAATGGACGCCTGGGGCCGGTGCTGGGTTCGGGCCTGGAGCTGGGTTCGGGCCTGGCTCTGAGCCCGGTTCTGGGCTCGGGGCCGGCCGCCTGGGTGAGCGAGGCGGCCGCGCGGGCGGCGTCGGCGTCCAGACCCGGTTCGGCCCGCGGGAGGTGGCCGACGCGCTGCGGGCGCACGTGCCCGTGACGACGTCGCGGCCGAGCCCGCGCGTGTTCCTCGACACCTACGAGTCGGCCGCCGCCGAGGGGTTCGGCGCCGTCGTGTCCGTGCACATCTCCGGCAGCCTCTCCGGCACGGCCGACGCGGCCCGGCTGGCCGCCCGAGACGCGCCGATCCCGGTCCACGTCGTCGATTCGCGGTCGCTCGGCATGGGGCTCGGCTTCGCGGTCCTGGTGGCGGCGTCGGCGGCGGAGCGCGGGCTGATGGCGGACGAGGTGGCGGCGCTCGCCCTCGACCGCGCCGTTCGGTCGTCCGCCTTCTTCTACGTCGACACGCTCGAGTACCTGCGTCGCGGTGGGCGGGTGGGCGCCGCGTCGGCCGTGGTGGGTACGGCGTTGGCGATCAAGCCGCTGCTCCACCTCCGCGACGGCTGGGTCGACCTCCTCGAGAAGGTGCGCACGTCGGCGCGGGCCCGCGCCCGCCTCGAAGACCTCGCCGTCGAGCGTGCCCTGGCCGCCGATGGCCGCGTCGACCTCGCCGTCCACCACCTCGACAACGCCGCCCGCGCCGATGAACTCGCCGCCCGCCTCGCCGACCGCCTCCCCACCCTCGGCTCCGTCGTCGTCACCGAAGTCGGCGCGGTCATCGGCGCCCACGTCGGGCCTGGCCTGCTGGCCGCCGTGATCAGCCCGCACTGA